In one Sander lucioperca isolate FBNREF2018 chromosome 7, SLUC_FBN_1.2, whole genome shotgun sequence genomic region, the following are encoded:
- the acd gene encoding adrenocortical dysplasia protein homolog, whose amino-acid sequence MHRAARGRLSPWIESLILSYGSPEGGSSSSGRLKAHVIGVGQMSQSQAQGSEGPTGLLFLSDGVLQIPAILTASAWEHLQDQEDRESFTSLVNSTVCLQDYRLQFHMALEQTKCRFYLSVGELATTAAGPVKDNTPCSTTQPSIRLKICKTWRALLGQETQDSQKSHCGFDLSQLLGEWQHDCLQAVLDDVRERLVVGSQQPSTSTPNSWLTPPDTVTATSWCVDRLRYKGVKAFKVPMKCLLIPEEDAQQLPTPPSVGGRTTSGLSSAASEDSKRDLPQVGKPPETTQPSDDDVEWRIAEPAFVDRDQDGNENSPRPGEDSMLHEDMIPAMIDSDTQTLSNPWDIFPPPCDTSSSSDASPEATPTQSLHNPTATEFKSAHSVILTSTQLPVHSSKESRQALESSKGEHSYLPPYQKLPHSASSPVTAGSLTSASPTEPFTGPSNLSPATDQHHTDTAQPNHPALDQEGQILGKDTEVTVEGKYRKAKRKRSEPTPEALKALVEEEEEKEAEIGGSPPSWLFDTQAGPGAEDGSSHQRGQPLGAVSRKSPSVHSDGMLFSYSYQVSGQNLQDFSRFPVAESLLHWAVKYLVVPKPTDNPHSTSVTSNQTKFTSL is encoded by the coding sequence ATGCATCGAGCTGCTCGGGGCAGACTGTCTCCATGGATAGAGAGTCTGATCCTGAGCTATGGCAGTCCGGAGgggggcagcagcagcagcgggcGGCTGAAGGCTCATGTCATCGGTGTGGGTCAGATGTCTCAGTCCCAGGCTCAGGGCTCCGAGGGCCCCACCGGGCTGCTCTTTCTGTCCGACGGGGTGCTCCAGATCCCTGCCATTCTCACGGCATCAGCCTGGGAGCATCTTCAGGACCAGGAGGACCGCGAGAGTTTCACCAGCCTGGTCAACAGCACGGTGTGCCTTCAGGACTACCGGCTGCAGTTTCACATGGCCCTGGAACAGACTAAATGCAGATTCTACTTATCAGTTGGAGAGCTGGCTACGACCGCAGCCGGGCCAGTTAAAGACAACACCCCTTGCAGCACAACGCAGCCCTCCATCAGGCTGAAGATCTGTAAGACATGGAGGGCCCTGCTGGGTCAGGAGACACAGGACTCTCAGAAGAGCCACTGTGGCTTTGATCTGTCCCAGCTGCTGGGGGAGTGGCAGCATGACTGTCTGCAGGCTGTGCTGGACGATGTCCGGGAGAGGCTGGTGGTGGGGAGCCAGCAGCCCTCCACCTCAACTCCCAACTCATGGCTTACCCCCCCAGACACAGTGACTGCCACGAGCTGGTGTGTTGACAGGCTCAGATATAAGGGAGTGAAGGCTTTCAAAGTCCCCATGAAGTGTCTTCTCATCCCGGAGGAAGATGCTCAGCAGCTGCCAACGCCACCAAGTGTTGGAGGCAGGACAACAAGTGGACTTTCTTCTGCTGCCTCTGAGGACAGTAAGAGAGATTTACCTCAAGTCGGCAAACCTCCAGAGACCACGCAGCCTTCTGATGATGATGTAGAGTGGCGAATAGCCGAGCCAGCATTTGTAGACAGAGATCAAGACGGCAATGAGAATTCCCCTCGCCCTGGGGAGGACAGCATGCTACATGAGGACATGATCCCAGCCATGATTGATAGCGACACCCAGACTTTATCCAACCCGTGGGACATTTTTCCTCCACCATGTGACACCTCATCATCCTCTGATGCATCCCCGGAAGCAACACCAACCCAGTCACTGCACAATCCCACGGCTACCGAATTCAAGTCTGCTCATTCTGTGATCCTAACCAGCACGCAGCTTCCTGTCCACAGCTCTAAAGAATCCCGGCAGGCATTAGAGTCCAGCAAAGGGGAGCACAGCTACCTCCCGCCGTACCAGAAGCTGCCACACTCAGCAAGCTCCCCCGTCACCGCTGGTTCTTTAACTTCTGCGAGTCCGACAGAGCCCTTTACCGGACCGTCAAACCTGTCGCCTGCCACAGACCAACACCACACCGACACAGCACAACCAAATCATCCAGCTTTGGACCAAGAAGGCCAGATTTTGGGAAAAGACACGGAGGTGACTGTTGAGGGAAAATATAGAAaggcaaagagaaagagaagtgaGCCCACACCAGAAGCACTAAAGGCCttagtggaggaggaggaagagaaggaagctGAGATCGGTGGAAGCCCTCCGTCTTGGCTCTTTGACACTCAGGCAGGCCCCGGGGCCGAAGACGGTAGCAGTCACCAACGGGGTCAACCTCTCGGTGCTGTCTCCAGAAAGAGTCCCAGTGTTCACAGCGACGGCATGCTGTTCTCTTACTCTTACCAAGTGTCAGGACAGAATCTGCAGGATTTCAGTCGGTTCCCAGTCGCAGAGTCCCTGCTGCACTGGGCCGTGAAATACCTCGTTGTTCCAAAGCCGACAGATAATCCACACAGCACGTCAGTAACGTCCAATCAGACCAAGTTCACTTCCCTTTAG